One Notolabrus celidotus isolate fNotCel1 chromosome 16, fNotCel1.pri, whole genome shotgun sequence DNA window includes the following coding sequences:
- the LOC117827849 gene encoding stathmin-like: protein MATPEDIKVKELDKRASGQAFEVILASPAPDANFPLSPPKSKEMSLEEIQKKLDAAEERRKNHEAEVLKHLAEKREHEKEVLQKAMEENNNFSKMAEEKLNQKMEANKENRTALMAAMNEKFKEKDKKLEEVRKNKETKEGTSED, encoded by the exons ATGGCAACCCCTGAAG ATATCAAGGTTAAGGAGCTTGACAAGAGGGCCTCAGGCCAAGCCTTCGAGGTCATCCTTGCTTCTCCTGCTCCTGATGCCAACTTCCCCCTGTCTCCCCCCAAATCAAAGGAGATGTCTCTGGAGGAAATTCAGAAGAAGCTGGATGCTGCAGAGGAGAGGCGCAAG AACCATGAAGCCGAGGTTCTGAAGCACCTAGCTGAGAAGCGTGAGCATGAAAAGGAGGTGCTACAGAAAGCCATGGAGGAGAACAACAACTTCAGCaagatggcagaggagaaactCAATCAGAAGATGGAGGCCAACAAAGAAAACCGCACGGCATTGATGGCAGCCATGAACGAGAAGTTCAAGGAGAAG GACAAGAAGTTGGAAGAGGTACGAAAGAACAAGGAGACCAAAGAGGGCACTTCGGAAGACTAA